The proteins below are encoded in one region of Streptomyces ficellus:
- a CDS encoding DsbA family protein, whose amino-acid sequence MSEKNSAGKRSARERLQEERRRDQAREKRRRTLIVSAAVVGVLGLAAVVGLIAANAGDSSDSSGSGPVAAPTGASGGDQPAIPVGATDAPSTLTIWEDFRCPACAQFENAVRDTMHELTDSGQVKVEYHLATIIDGNMGGSGSLNAANAAACAQDAGKFVPYHDVLYQNQPPEPDDAFARDAKLFELAAKVPGLDTPAFRACVSEGTHDGWVNKSNEAFRAGDFRGTPTVLLNGESIFPTKGKEQISIENLKKWVAEANKGKKPGTAFPSPAAPSAPASPTAG is encoded by the coding sequence GTGAGCGAGAAGAACAGTGCAGGGAAGCGGAGCGCGCGAGAACGGCTCCAGGAGGAACGCCGGCGGGACCAGGCGCGCGAGAAGCGACGGCGCACCCTGATCGTCTCGGCGGCCGTCGTCGGCGTCCTGGGGCTGGCCGCGGTCGTCGGGCTCATCGCCGCCAACGCGGGCGACAGCAGCGACAGCTCCGGCTCCGGCCCCGTCGCCGCCCCGACCGGCGCGTCCGGCGGGGACCAGCCGGCCATCCCGGTCGGCGCCACCGACGCCCCGTCCACGCTCACGATCTGGGAGGACTTCCGCTGCCCGGCCTGCGCCCAGTTCGAGAACGCCGTCCGGGACACCATGCACGAGCTGACCGACTCGGGTCAGGTCAAGGTCGAGTACCACCTTGCGACGATCATCGACGGCAACATGGGCGGCAGCGGCTCGCTCAACGCGGCGAACGCGGCGGCATGCGCCCAGGACGCCGGCAAGTTCGTCCCGTACCACGACGTGCTCTACCAGAACCAGCCGCCGGAGCCGGACGACGCCTTCGCCCGGGACGCGAAGCTCTTCGAGCTGGCGGCCAAGGTGCCCGGCCTGGACACCCCGGCCTTCCGCGCGTGCGTGTCGGAAGGCACCCACGACGGCTGGGTGAACAAGTCGAACGAGGCCTTCCGCGCCGGTGACTTCCGCGGCACCCCGACCGTGCTCCTCAACGGCGAGTCGATCTTCCCCACCAAGGGCAAGGAACAGATCTCCATCGAGAACCTGAAGAAGTGGGTCGCCGAGGCGAACAAGGGCAAGAAGCCCGGCACGGCCTTCCCGTCCCCCGCCGCGCCCTCGGCCCCCGCGAGCCCCACGGCGGGCTGA
- the lgt gene encoding prolipoprotein diacylglyceryl transferase: protein MDLAYIPSPSTGVLHLGPVPLRGYAFCIIIGVFVAVWYGNKRWLARGGKAGTVADIAVWAVPFGLIGGRLYHVITDYQLYFSEGEDWVDAFKIWEGGLGIWGAIAFGAVGAWIGCRRRGIPLPAYADAIAPGIALAQAIGRWGNWFNQELYGRPTDLPWALEISEGPNREAGLYHPTFLYESLWCVGVALLVVWADRRFRLGHGRAFALYVAAYCAGRGWIEYMRVDEAHHVLGLRLNVWTAIVVFLLAVTYIVVSARKRPGREEVVEPAALADIAKADAAKADAAETRAADAAGAAGDMPGSGAKPAGAKPAGAKPAGGKPAGGSGADVKPGPAEKR, encoded by the coding sequence ATGGACCTTGCCTACATTCCCAGCCCGTCGACCGGTGTGCTCCACCTCGGACCGGTCCCGCTGCGCGGCTATGCCTTCTGCATCATCATCGGTGTCTTCGTCGCCGTCTGGTACGGCAACAAGCGCTGGCTCGCCCGGGGCGGCAAAGCCGGAACCGTGGCCGACATCGCCGTCTGGGCGGTGCCCTTCGGCCTGATCGGCGGCCGGCTCTACCACGTCATCACCGACTACCAGCTGTACTTCAGCGAGGGTGAGGACTGGGTCGACGCCTTCAAGATCTGGGAGGGCGGCCTCGGTATCTGGGGCGCGATCGCGTTCGGCGCGGTGGGCGCCTGGATCGGCTGCCGCCGCCGGGGCATCCCGCTGCCGGCGTACGCGGACGCCATCGCGCCCGGTATCGCCCTGGCCCAGGCCATCGGCCGCTGGGGCAACTGGTTCAACCAGGAGCTGTACGGCCGCCCCACCGACCTGCCGTGGGCGCTGGAGATCAGCGAGGGCCCCAACCGCGAGGCCGGGCTCTACCACCCGACGTTCCTGTACGAGTCGCTGTGGTGCGTCGGCGTCGCCCTGCTCGTCGTCTGGGCCGACCGCCGGTTCAGGCTCGGCCACGGCCGGGCGTTCGCGCTGTACGTCGCGGCGTACTGCGCGGGGCGCGGCTGGATCGAGTACATGCGCGTGGACGAGGCGCACCACGTCCTCGGCCTCCGGCTGAACGTGTGGACCGCGATCGTGGTGTTCCTGCTGGCCGTGACCTACATCGTCGTCTCGGCGCGGAAGCGGCCGGGGCGCGAGGAGGTCGTGGAGCCGGCGGCACTCGCGGACATCGCCAAGGCGGACGCGGCGAAGGCGGACGCGGCGGAGACCCGTGCCGCGGACGCGGCGGGCGCCGCCGGGGACATGCCCGGGAGCGGTGCCAAGCCGGCCGGTGCCAAGCCGGCGGGCGCCAAGCCGGCCGGTGGGAAGCCGGCCGGTGGCAGCGGGGCCGATGTGAAGCCGGGGCCGGCGGAGAAGCGCTGA
- a CDS encoding HpcH/HpaI aldolase/citrate lyase family protein gives MTARALTSLAWPLTWLYAPGDRPDVVAKALTSGADVVIVDLEDAVAPDRKAYALAATTELLSSPHPVPVHVRLPSAHDTTAIAALAPLPGLAAFRVPKVTDGTDIARIAGLAPGVALHALLESALAVERAHALATAHPAVRGIALGEADLRADLGVRDDRGLDWSRSRVVVAARAAHLPPPPQSVHPDIRDLEGLAASCAHGRALGFLGRAAIHPRQLPVIERAYLPAPEEVEAAEEVVAAAATGAGALALPDGRFVDAAIVAAAHRTLALARAHRSRAHRT, from the coding sequence GTGACCGCCCGCGCCCTCACGTCTCTCGCCTGGCCCCTGACCTGGCTCTACGCCCCCGGTGACCGGCCAGATGTCGTCGCCAAGGCCCTCACGTCCGGCGCCGACGTCGTGATCGTCGACCTGGAGGACGCGGTCGCCCCCGACCGCAAGGCCTACGCCCTCGCCGCCACGACCGAACTGCTCTCCTCGCCCCACCCCGTACCCGTCCACGTCCGCCTCCCCAGCGCGCACGACACCACGGCGATCGCGGCCCTGGCCCCTCTGCCCGGGCTCGCCGCCTTCCGTGTTCCCAAGGTGACAGACGGCACTGACATCGCCCGGATCGCCGGTCTCGCCCCGGGCGTCGCGCTGCACGCGCTGCTCGAATCCGCCCTGGCCGTGGAGCGCGCCCACGCCCTCGCCACCGCCCACCCGGCGGTCCGCGGCATCGCCCTCGGCGAGGCCGACCTCCGCGCCGACCTCGGCGTACGCGACGACCGCGGACTCGACTGGTCACGCAGCCGGGTCGTGGTGGCCGCCCGCGCCGCGCACCTGCCCCCGCCCCCGCAGTCCGTCCACCCCGACATCCGCGACCTCGAAGGACTGGCCGCGTCGTGCGCCCACGGCCGTGCGCTCGGCTTCCTGGGCCGGGCCGCGATCCACCCCCGCCAGCTGCCGGTGATCGAGCGGGCGTACCTCCCGGCGCCCGAGGAGGTCGAGGCGGCGGAGGAGGTGGTCGCGGCGGCGGCCACCGGCGCCGGGGCGCTGGCCCTCCCCGACGGCCGTTTCGTCGACGCGGCGATCGTGGCGGCCGCCCACCGCACGCTGGCCCTCGCCAGGGCGCACCGCTCCCGGGCCCACCGCACATGA
- a CDS encoding CaiB/BaiF CoA transferase family protein yields the protein MSTPTPPLRGLRVLDLATLFAGPLAATLLGDFGADVIKIEHPRKPDPSRGHGPARNGVGLWWKVLGRNKRAITLDLSTPGGRATLLRLAATADVVVENFRPGTLERWGLGWPELSAANERLVLARVTGFGQFGPYARRPGFGTLAEAMSGFAAITGEPDGPPTLPPFGLADSIAAMATAYAVMTALHARGTTGRGQVVDMAIIEPMLAVLGPHPLWYDQLGYVQPRTGNRSRNNAPRNTYRTADGAWLAVSTSAQSVAERVMCLVGRPELITEPWFAEGTTRAQHADVLDEAVGGWIARHTRDEAMAAFEKAEAAIAPVYDVRDVMTDPQYQALDTVTEVPDPELGPLRMQNVLFRLSETPGSIRWTGRPHGSDTDAVLTELGLDPAEITALRAEGAL from the coding sequence ATGAGCACCCCCACTCCCCCACTGCGAGGACTGCGCGTCCTCGACCTCGCCACCCTCTTCGCCGGCCCGCTGGCGGCGACCCTGCTCGGCGACTTCGGCGCCGACGTCATCAAGATCGAGCACCCCCGCAAGCCCGATCCGTCCCGGGGCCACGGCCCCGCCAGGAACGGCGTCGGCCTCTGGTGGAAGGTGCTCGGCCGCAACAAGCGCGCCATCACCCTCGACCTGTCCACCCCCGGCGGCCGCGCCACCCTGCTGCGCCTGGCCGCCACCGCCGACGTGGTCGTGGAGAACTTCCGGCCCGGCACCCTGGAGAGATGGGGTCTCGGCTGGCCCGAGCTCTCCGCCGCCAACGAGCGGCTGGTCCTGGCCCGCGTCACCGGATTCGGCCAGTTCGGCCCCTACGCCCGGCGCCCCGGCTTCGGCACGCTCGCCGAGGCCATGAGCGGCTTCGCGGCCATCACCGGCGAACCCGACGGCCCGCCCACCCTCCCTCCCTTCGGTCTCGCCGACTCCATCGCGGCCATGGCCACCGCCTACGCCGTGATGACCGCCCTGCACGCCCGCGGCACCACCGGCCGCGGCCAGGTCGTCGACATGGCGATCATCGAACCGATGCTCGCCGTCCTCGGCCCGCACCCGCTCTGGTACGACCAGCTCGGCTACGTCCAGCCCCGCACCGGCAACCGCTCCCGCAACAACGCCCCCCGCAACACCTACCGCACCGCCGACGGCGCGTGGCTCGCCGTCTCCACCTCCGCCCAGTCCGTCGCGGAACGCGTGATGTGCCTGGTCGGCCGGCCCGAGCTGATCACCGAGCCCTGGTTCGCCGAGGGCACCACCCGCGCCCAGCACGCGGACGTCCTCGACGAGGCGGTCGGCGGCTGGATCGCCCGGCACACCCGCGACGAGGCCATGGCGGCCTTCGAGAAGGCGGAGGCGGCGATCGCCCCGGTCTACGACGTCCGCGACGTCATGACCGACCCCCAGTACCAGGCGCTCGACACGGTCACCGAGGTCCCCGACCCGGAACTCGGCCCCCTCCGTATGCAGAACGTCCTCTTCCGCCTCTCCGAGACACCCGGCTCCATCCGCTGGACCGGCCGCCCCCACGGCTCCGACACCGACGCGGTCCTCACCGAACTCGGCCTCGACCCCGCCGAGATCACCGCCCTGCGCGCCGAGGGGGCCCTGTGA
- the rbsK gene encoding ribokinase: MTHVVVLGSTNMDLVAYVSRAPGLGETVTGREFRTIPGGKGANQAVAAARAGAEVSMIGAVGSDEFGTRLRAGLTSAGVDTDLFRTVDAPSGTAHIVVDDEGANAIVVIPGANGTVTSLSPGDERLIATAQSLLLQLELPLSAVTAGAEAARRHGVRTILTPAPAQPLPPELLAATDLLVPNEHEAATLTGLTDPRAAADELLRHVPEVVITLGAAGSLHAARGTDPVTVPAPRVRAVDTTAAGDTFVGALAVALGEGKPVPDALAWASSAAALSVQRPGASSSMPYRTEIDTA; encoded by the coding sequence ATGACCCATGTCGTGGTGCTCGGCAGCACCAACATGGACCTCGTCGCCTACGTGAGCCGCGCCCCCGGGCTCGGCGAGACCGTCACCGGGCGCGAGTTCCGCACGATCCCCGGCGGCAAGGGCGCCAACCAGGCCGTCGCCGCCGCCCGCGCCGGGGCCGAGGTGTCGATGATCGGCGCCGTCGGCTCCGACGAGTTCGGCACCCGCCTCCGGGCCGGCCTCACCAGCGCCGGCGTCGACACCGACCTCTTCCGCACCGTCGACGCCCCCTCCGGCACCGCCCACATCGTCGTCGACGACGAGGGCGCCAACGCGATCGTCGTCATCCCCGGCGCCAACGGCACCGTCACCTCCCTCTCCCCCGGCGACGAGAGGCTCATCGCCACCGCCCAGTCCCTGCTGCTCCAGCTGGAACTCCCCCTCTCCGCCGTCACCGCCGGCGCCGAAGCAGCCCGCCGCCACGGCGTCCGCACGATCCTCACCCCCGCGCCGGCCCAGCCCCTGCCGCCCGAACTCCTCGCCGCGACCGACCTCCTGGTGCCCAACGAGCACGAGGCGGCGACCCTCACCGGCCTCACCGATCCCCGCGCGGCGGCGGACGAGCTGCTCCGCCACGTCCCCGAGGTCGTCATCACCCTCGGAGCGGCCGGCAGCCTCCACGCGGCCCGCGGCACCGACCCGGTGACCGTCCCCGCCCCGCGGGTGCGGGCCGTCGACACCACCGCCGCGGGCGACACCTTCGTCGGCGCCCTGGCCGTCGCCCTCGGCGAGGGCAAGCCCGTACCGGACGCGCTCGCCTGGGCGTCGTCGGCCGCCGCCCTGTCCGTCCAGCGCCCCGGCGCCTCGTCCTCGATGCCGTACCGCACGGAGATCGACACCGCATGA
- a CDS encoding ADP-ribosylglycohydrolase family protein, which translates to MNVRLTWVQPEDLVGHELRQATEDGRDVSAVAARWRAAGGTPAPPSAGASATPAPPHLRALAEHLLDELAALPSPLTPAEPTPLAHIKRLCPNWPTPPAVRSTGPGSAPRVAPGLGQRLHAAWLGRAAGCLLGKPVEKLPLPAIRALARATGNWPLTSWFTGRGVPPALAAAHPWNRRSAATSLAENIDGMPEDDDLNYPLLNLLLLQRHGPGFRTADVARLWLDQLPAGRTFTAERVAYRNLLSGLEPPLTASHRNPFREWIGAQIRADVHGWTHPGDPGAAAEQAHRDASLTHTANGVYGAMFTAAVIATAASGTADVHHALATGLTVVPPDSRLARAVRFGVATARAHSDFDTVADRLHAAYGSYHWVHAVPNTALLAAALTHADGDFGPSICRTVSGGWDTDSNGATAGSVAGLLAGRPDRIPDRWTTPLKNRLTTSVAGFDGTGFDALAALTLRLAHPLTDQEAPHP; encoded by the coding sequence GTGAACGTGCGGCTCACCTGGGTGCAGCCCGAGGACCTGGTCGGCCACGAGCTGCGCCAGGCCACCGAGGACGGTCGTGACGTCTCCGCCGTCGCCGCCCGCTGGCGCGCCGCCGGAGGCACCCCCGCCCCGCCGTCGGCCGGCGCGTCCGCCACCCCCGCGCCCCCGCACCTGCGCGCCCTCGCGGAACACCTCCTGGACGAACTGGCCGCGCTCCCCTCCCCGTTGACCCCCGCCGAACCCACTCCCCTCGCCCACATCAAACGCCTCTGCCCAAACTGGCCCACACCGCCCGCCGTCCGGAGCACCGGGCCCGGTTCCGCACCCCGCGTCGCACCGGGGCTCGGGCAGCGGCTGCACGCCGCGTGGCTGGGGCGGGCCGCCGGGTGCCTGCTCGGCAAGCCGGTCGAGAAGCTGCCGCTGCCCGCCATCCGGGCCCTCGCCCGCGCCACCGGCAACTGGCCGCTCACCTCCTGGTTCACCGGCAGGGGCGTACCCCCCGCCCTCGCCGCCGCCCACCCGTGGAACCGCCGCTCCGCCGCCACCTCGCTCGCCGAGAACATCGACGGCATGCCCGAGGACGACGACCTCAACTACCCCCTCCTCAACCTCCTGCTCCTCCAGCGTCACGGCCCCGGCTTCCGCACCGCCGACGTCGCCCGTCTCTGGCTGGACCAGCTCCCGGCCGGCCGCACCTTCACCGCCGAACGCGTCGCCTACCGCAACCTCCTCTCCGGCCTCGAACCACCGCTCACCGCCTCCCACCGCAACCCGTTCCGCGAGTGGATCGGCGCGCAGATCCGCGCGGACGTCCACGGCTGGACGCACCCCGGCGACCCGGGCGCCGCCGCCGAGCAGGCCCACCGGGACGCGTCGCTCACCCACACCGCCAACGGCGTGTACGGGGCGATGTTCACCGCGGCCGTCATCGCCACCGCCGCCTCCGGCACGGCCGACGTCCACCACGCGCTCGCCACCGGGCTGACCGTGGTCCCGCCCGACTCACGCCTGGCCCGCGCGGTCCGCTTCGGTGTCGCGACGGCCCGCGCCCACAGCGACTTCGACACCGTCGCCGACCGGCTGCACGCCGCCTACGGCTCCTACCACTGGGTGCACGCCGTCCCCAACACCGCCCTCCTCGCCGCCGCGCTCACCCACGCCGACGGCGACTTCGGCCCCTCCATCTGCCGTACCGTTTCCGGCGGATGGGACACCGACTCCAACGGGGCCACCGCCGGATCCGTCGCCGGTCTGCTGGCCGGCCGGCCCGACCGGATCCCCGACCGCTGGACCACCCCGCTCAAGAACCGCCTCACCACCTCCGTCGCCGGCTTCGACGGCACCGGTTTCGACGCCCTCGCCGCGCTCACCCTCCGGCTCGCCCACCCGCTCACCGACCAGGAGGCACCCCACCCATGA
- a CDS encoding ADP-ribosylglycohydrolase family protein produces the protein MTPKPTLEERITGSLVGAAVGDALGGAVEGYAPDRIAERHGGRVTGIVGPWNGDEWRTARPIAPYHKGDGHVTDDTLMTHALVRVYDAVRDHLDAYAVADHLVPDLLSTPRWIPELEVEALPLQRIFLAEKWLVARIHYGHVDPREAGTGNIVNCGAAMYMAPVGLVNAANPPAAYAEAVDVAGAHQSSYGREAAGVFAAAVAAACLPGATPSSVVEEAIRLAKDGTRSAIEAVAEVAVRHTDFESALRPLREAVAPFDTVGPDYRSPSLGARRPSRLHAIEELPIALGMLLVGEGDYRRTVLGAVNYGRDCDSTATMAGALAGALHGEAAVPAEWAKQVAEASRLDLHAPAVVLADVAHEVFTLDTARRRAHERAFVALSPAPGVPR, from the coding sequence ATGACGCCGAAACCCACACTCGAGGAACGGATCACCGGCAGCCTCGTCGGAGCAGCTGTCGGTGACGCGCTCGGCGGCGCGGTCGAGGGGTACGCCCCCGACCGGATCGCCGAACGCCACGGCGGCCGTGTCACCGGCATCGTCGGCCCCTGGAACGGCGACGAGTGGCGCACCGCCCGCCCCATCGCCCCGTACCACAAGGGCGACGGGCACGTCACCGACGACACCCTGATGACGCACGCGCTCGTCCGGGTGTACGACGCGGTCCGCGACCACCTCGACGCGTACGCCGTGGCCGACCACCTCGTACCCGACCTGCTCTCCACCCCCCGCTGGATCCCCGAACTCGAAGTCGAGGCACTGCCCCTCCAGCGGATCTTCCTCGCCGAGAAGTGGCTGGTGGCCCGGATCCACTACGGTCACGTCGACCCGCGCGAGGCCGGCACCGGCAACATCGTCAACTGCGGCGCCGCGATGTACATGGCGCCGGTCGGCCTGGTCAACGCGGCGAACCCGCCCGCCGCGTACGCCGAGGCCGTCGACGTCGCCGGCGCCCACCAGTCCTCGTACGGCCGCGAGGCCGCCGGAGTGTTCGCGGCGGCGGTCGCCGCGGCCTGCCTGCCCGGTGCGACACCGTCCTCCGTCGTCGAGGAGGCGATCCGGCTGGCGAAGGACGGCACCCGGTCCGCGATCGAGGCGGTGGCCGAAGTCGCCGTACGGCACACCGACTTCGAGTCCGCCCTGCGCCCCCTGCGGGAGGCCGTCGCCCCCTTCGACACGGTCGGCCCCGACTACCGCTCCCCCTCCCTGGGCGCGCGCCGCCCGTCCCGGCTGCACGCCATCGAGGAGCTCCCGATCGCTCTCGGCATGCTGCTGGTGGGCGAGGGCGACTACCGCCGTACGGTGCTGGGCGCCGTCAACTACGGCCGGGACTGTGACTCGACCGCCACCATGGCGGGGGCCCTCGCGGGCGCCCTGCACGGGGAGGCCGCGGTGCCCGCCGAGTGGGCGAAGCAGGTCGCCGAGGCGAGCCGCCTCGACCTGCACGCGCCGGCGGTGGTGCTGGCTGACGTCGCCCACGAGGTCTTCACCCTCGACACCGCCCGCCGCCGGGCCCACGAGCGGGCGTTCGTCGCCCTCTCCCCCGCCCCCGGGGTCCCCCGGTGA
- a CDS encoding ADP-ribosylglycohydrolase family protein: MQPTSPSAPGAAPAEPAPKRRPATPRTTGRTADGQPRSPADTREPGQRPPGRGPREQAPEPVPAGPAPARGAGAATGVSGTRRRGARRVEGLLLGMAAGDAAGWPAARHRAARMPEWTRRLTRELDTFAEQNATTTLPVPIALNQPPEPLRLGPSDDAEWAAFTAETLLTAAGPLFSALPPARRTCAAVDLAWNSLAAEIAAAADRAPEVESAVLPLRARISVRAGLGNLATGLRPPATGHDNPHFFDDAACVRAAVLAAAHPGDPRAAAELAEFDARYTQDGDGVHGARAMAAAVAAALGGAPVDDAVEAALDQLPAATEIGRNARHATRLARAADSAFALVPLLEHQIVDHVYSYGIAAAETVPVALALATAARGRVTEAVPAAACLSRVADSAPALAGALTGALSGGTGVPGTWRDACRTLAGCALPRLRGTDLVELAEQLADTELATPGGQFRHDAETHTRGTDHRQPRRSSCR, encoded by the coding sequence ATGCAGCCCACGTCCCCCTCCGCCCCCGGTGCCGCCCCGGCCGAACCAGCCCCGAAGCGGCGCCCCGCAACGCCCCGGACCACCGGCCGCACCGCCGACGGGCAGCCTCGCAGCCCCGCGGACACGCGCGAGCCCGGGCAGCGGCCACCGGGGCGGGGGCCACGGGAACAGGCGCCCGAGCCCGTGCCCGCCGGACCGGCGCCCGCGCGGGGGGCCGGTGCCGCAACCGGTGTGTCCGGGACCCGACGGCGGGGGGCGCGGCGGGTCGAGGGGCTGCTGCTGGGGATGGCCGCGGGGGACGCCGCGGGCTGGCCGGCGGCCCGGCACCGCGCCGCCCGCATGCCGGAGTGGACCCGCCGCCTCACCCGCGAGCTCGACACGTTCGCCGAGCAGAACGCCACCACCACCCTCCCCGTCCCCATCGCGCTCAACCAGCCGCCCGAGCCGCTGCGCCTCGGGCCGTCCGACGACGCCGAGTGGGCGGCGTTCACCGCCGAGACGCTGCTGACCGCCGCCGGCCCGCTCTTCAGCGCCCTTCCCCCGGCCCGCCGCACGTGTGCCGCCGTCGACCTCGCCTGGAACTCCCTCGCCGCCGAGATCGCCGCGGCCGCCGACCGCGCGCCCGAGGTCGAGTCCGCCGTGCTCCCCCTGCGCGCCCGCATCTCCGTACGCGCCGGTCTCGGCAACCTCGCCACCGGGCTGCGCCCGCCCGCGACGGGCCACGACAACCCGCACTTCTTCGACGACGCCGCCTGCGTACGCGCCGCCGTCCTCGCGGCCGCCCACCCGGGCGACCCGCGCGCCGCCGCCGAGCTCGCCGAGTTCGACGCCCGCTACACCCAGGACGGCGACGGCGTCCACGGGGCCCGCGCCATGGCCGCCGCCGTCGCCGCCGCGCTCGGCGGGGCGCCCGTCGACGACGCCGTGGAGGCCGCGCTCGACCAGCTCCCGGCCGCCACCGAGATCGGCCGCAACGCCCGGCACGCGACCAGACTCGCCCGCGCCGCCGACAGCGCGTTCGCACTCGTCCCACTGCTGGAGCACCAGATCGTCGACCACGTCTACAGCTACGGCATCGCTGCCGCCGAGACCGTCCCGGTCGCCCTCGCGCTCGCCACGGCCGCCCGCGGCCGGGTCACCGAGGCCGTACCGGCCGCCGCCTGCCTGTCGCGGGTCGCCGACTCCGCACCCGCCCTGGCGGGCGCGCTGACCGGCGCGCTCAGCGGCGGCACCGGTGTGCCCGGCACCTGGCGCGACGCCTGCCGCACCCTCGCGGGCTGCGCGCTGCCCCGTCTCCGGGGCACCGACCTCGTGGAACTCGCCGAACAGCTGGCAGACACGGAACTCGCCACCCCGGGTGGACAATTCCGACATGACGCCGAAACCCACACTCGAGGAACGGATCACCGGCAGCCTCGTCGGAGCAGCTGTCGGTGA
- a CDS encoding ADP-ribosylglycohydrolase family protein: MESTAYDPARPAPGFPPGVTSGVAPGVTSGVTGGPARAGAGGAVLLDRARGALLGLAVGDALGAPAENMRPSEIRRRWGRIEGFVSDDPVGTDDTEYAIFSGLLLARHGSALTVPHVEQAWHRWIADLDEGPFRGAGFSERGTLENLRRGLAAPISAQHRHAWSDGLAMRAAPFGVFAAGRPAEAARLVAIDGTVSHDGEGIYGGQAVAAGVAAAMSGAGPASVIAAALSVVPMDSWTARSMRRAVVAAQRVQPDALVRERTVRSAVVIGGYPWTDLAPEAVGLAFGAFAAARGDFRTSVLTAVNMGRDADTTAAVAGALAGAMSGATAIPPDWAAAIGPVRGSCLPSMRGYHVLDIAELLTPYDEAEAP; the protein is encoded by the coding sequence ATGGAGTCGACTGCCTACGATCCCGCCCGCCCCGCGCCCGGATTCCCGCCCGGCGTCACGTCCGGCGTCGCGCCAGGCGTCACGTCCGGCGTCACGGGCGGTCCGGCCCGGGCGGGGGCCGGCGGCGCGGTGCTGCTGGACCGTGCGCGGGGCGCCCTGCTGGGGCTGGCGGTGGGGGACGCGCTGGGGGCCCCGGCCGAGAACATGCGGCCCTCCGAGATCCGCCGCCGCTGGGGCCGTATCGAGGGGTTCGTCAGCGACGACCCCGTCGGCACGGACGACACGGAGTACGCGATCTTCTCCGGGCTCCTGCTGGCCCGGCACGGATCGGCGCTGACCGTCCCGCACGTCGAGCAGGCGTGGCACCGCTGGATCGCCGACCTCGACGAGGGCCCGTTCCGCGGTGCGGGATTCAGTGAGCGCGGCACGCTGGAGAACCTCCGGCGCGGCCTGGCCGCCCCGATCTCGGCCCAGCACCGGCACGCGTGGAGCGACGGGCTCGCCATGCGGGCGGCCCCGTTCGGGGTGTTCGCGGCGGGGCGGCCGGCGGAGGCGGCGCGGCTGGTGGCGATCGACGGCACGGTGAGCCACGACGGCGAGGGCATCTACGGGGGCCAGGCGGTCGCGGCGGGCGTCGCGGCGGCGATGTCGGGCGCGGGGCCCGCCTCGGTCATCGCGGCGGCCCTGTCCGTCGTGCCGATGGACTCGTGGACGGCCCGCTCGATGCGCCGCGCGGTCGTCGCCGCCCAGCGCGTCCAGCCCGACGCGCTCGTACGGGAACGGACCGTCCGCTCGGCGGTGGTCATCGGCGGCTACCCGTGGACGGACCTGGCCCCGGAGGCGGTCGGCCTCGCCTTCGGCGCGTTCGCCGCCGCCCGAGGCGACTTCCGTACGTCGGTCCTGACGGCCGTCAACATGGGCCGGGACGCCGACACGACCGCCGCGGTGGCGGGCGCGCTGGCCGGCGCGATGTCCGGCGCGACGGCGATCCCCCCGGACTGGGCGGCCGCCATCGGTCCGGTACGCGGCAGCTGCCTGCCCTCGATGCGCGGCTACCACGTGCTGGACATCGCGGAGTTGCTCACCCCGTACGACGAGGCGGAGGCCCCCTGA